In the Thauera sedimentorum genome, one interval contains:
- a CDS encoding ABC transporter permease codes for MRAPALSAADAPARGPLRHALQALWAIVARELFKFARQYGRLVSALVRPVLWLAVFAAGFRNVFGVAIVPPYETYITYDEYIAPGLIGMVMLFNGMQSSLAMVYDREMGMMRLLLTAPLPRAWVLFAKLAATAVLSLLQAVAFVAIAALLGTTLPLWGAHTPQVLAAAVGGALMLGALGLLLSVHVRQLENFAGAMNFVIFPMYFISTALYPLWKLEEAGARWVFLAAQGNPFTYAVEWLRFALYGQDPGWAPWIVCGTALACFTLACWGYDPQRGFGQLAKRG; via the coding sequence ATGCGCGCGCCCGCACTGAGCGCGGCCGATGCCCCCGCCCGCGGCCCGCTGCGCCACGCATTGCAGGCGCTGTGGGCGATCGTCGCGCGCGAGCTGTTCAAGTTCGCCCGCCAGTACGGCCGCCTGGTGTCCGCGCTGGTGCGCCCGGTGCTGTGGCTGGCGGTGTTCGCCGCGGGTTTCCGCAACGTGTTCGGGGTGGCCATCGTGCCGCCCTACGAGACCTACATCACCTACGACGAGTATATCGCCCCGGGCCTGATCGGCATGGTGATGCTGTTCAATGGCATGCAGTCCTCGCTGGCCATGGTGTACGACCGCGAGATGGGCATGATGCGCCTGCTGCTCACCGCGCCGCTGCCGCGCGCGTGGGTGCTGTTCGCCAAGTTGGCCGCCACCGCGGTGCTCTCCTTGCTGCAGGCGGTGGCCTTCGTCGCCATCGCCGCGCTGCTCGGCACCACGCTGCCGCTGTGGGGCGCGCACACCCCGCAGGTGCTCGCCGCCGCGGTGGGCGGCGCGCTGATGCTGGGTGCGCTCGGCCTGCTGCTGTCGGTGCATGTGCGCCAGCTGGAGAACTTCGCCGGGGCGATGAACTTCGTCATCTTCCCGATGTACTTCATCTCCACCGCGCTCTATCCGCTGTGGAAGCTGGAGGAGGCGGGCGCGCGCTGGGTGTTCCTCGCCGCGCAGGGCAACCCCTTCACCTACGCGGTGGAATGGCTGCGCTTCGCGCTCTACGGCCAAGACCCGGGCTGGGCGCCGTGGATCGTGTGCGGCACCGCGCTGGCCTGCTTCACCCTGGCCTGCTGGGGCTACGATCCGCAGCGCGGCTTCGGGCAACTGGCGAAACGCGGTTGA